Below is a window of Arabidopsis thaliana chromosome 2, partial sequence DNA.
CGTCCCATTAGAAAGCTTCTTAAAATTTGAGTAAAGAGAAGTTGAAAAACGTATGCATTAATAACATTATTCTGGGTCTGGGACTTTCTTCTATTCGTCTTATATGTTGCCTACAGATTAGTCGTGACGCGGTGATGGTGAGTACTTTTTTTTCCACGTAATTGGTAAAATGGTAAGTATTTAGTAAACGctttcatttaatatttatttaaaatctcaaatagACAAGTACAAAGCTTACcattagaaagagaaaaggtaTATAgcgattttatttttctggtgaAAAGAAGAGGCTCGCTAGCTCTATCATCGAACGGAATTGAAACAGACACTGAtgtttaaaaatcaaaaaaaaaaaaaaagaagtgtcTCTGCACGTCCTATACTATATCAAAAGTCACATTTAGGAGCATAAGAATGCAATGATTAGGATCACGAGCTAAAACGTGCGCTCAAGTCAGATCCCTTATTCTCATATAACTTtggatttatatattaacCTATCGCTAAAACCCTATATAACTCTCATGGTACAACTTTCATTCATCAACGAAACACATTTAGacatatattcaaatattgaattaaacttttaaaaaatggcCCAAACTTGTTCGATTCTCTACATTCCCTACATGCTGCTTCTCTCGTCTCTGTTTGCCGCCGGAATAGCCACAATCACCGAGGGGGAACTGCTTTCCTCGATGATCGGAGTCCAAGGTCTCATCTACTGCAAACGAGGATCTAAGCTTACACCTATCCAAGGTAAATCTCATCATGTATATATTGTAAACTAGGATTGGAGTTCAAGGTCTCGTCTAAgcttttgtttgatatatgtGGACAGGTGCAGTGGCGAGAGTGACATGTGAGAGAACTGATGAATATGGTTACGAAGCGGAGGATGTGACGGTGCTTAGCCAAGCGACGGATGCAAAGGGTTATTTCTTGGCGACGCTTTCTTCGTCGGAGGTGAAGGATTATAAGAAGGTGATCAAGATCAAAGAGTGCAGGGCGTTTCTTGAGCTTTCTCCATCTGACACGTGTTCTTTTCCGACGGAGATTAACCGTGGAATCAGCGGAGCCATTCTCCAAAACTATCGTCTCCTAGAAAACAAGCTTAAGATGAAGCTTTTCACCGTTGGCCCTTTCGTCTTCTCCTCTGAGGAAACTCAGGACAAGTCTATCCCCAACGGCTACTAAAtttaacaatgttttttttttttctttttcagtttctaatGCCCTAATGGGTCATATTGGCCCatatatcataatatatttatgtatttagtGGCTTTTTGATTGCATAACTCACACATGCAACAATTACTgaaaatatactgaatatcTATTAATGCACgtgatttttaacttttatacACACTATAGATAaatcaaagatcaaaattGCAATATAATTACGGAATCCAATATCTTCTAAATTTGAAATTGTGagtaagaatatatatttatgctGCATAATTATAGTGTTTATACAGTGCATAATTACCTCCGTACGTTAATGTAGTTTCCAATAAGCA
It encodes the following:
- a CDS encoding Pollen Ole e 1 allergen and extensin family protein (Pollen Ole e 1 allergen and extensin family protein; FUNCTIONS IN: molecular_function unknown; INVOLVED IN: biological_process unknown; LOCATED IN: endomembrane system; EXPRESSED IN: 6 plant structures; EXPRESSED DURING: petal differentiation and expansion stage; CONTAINS InterPro DOMAIN/s: Pollen Ole e 1 allergen/extensin (InterPro:IPR006041); BEST Arabidopsis thaliana protein match is: root hair specific 13 (TAIR:AT4G02270.1); Has 149 Blast hits to 149 proteins in 23 species: Archae - 0; Bacteria - 0; Metazoa - 0; Fungi - 0; Plants - 149; Viruses - 0; Other Eukaryotes - 0 (source: NCBI BLink).), with protein sequence MAQTCSILYIPYMLLLSSLFAAGIATITEGELLSSMIGVQGLIYCKRGSKLTPIQGAVARVTCERTDEYGYEAEDVTVLSQATDAKGYFLATLSSSEVKDYKKVIKIKECRAFLELSPSDTCSFPTEINRGISGAILQNYRLLENKLKMKLFTVGPFVFSSEETQDKSIPNGY